One Roseovarius bejariae genomic region harbors:
- a CDS encoding HlyD family type I secretion periplasmic adaptor subunit — protein sequence MTAPQQQDDTWSAKRPMIIGLIGLALLVGGFGTWAALTEISGAIIASGRIEVDQNRQVVQHPDGGVVEAILVEEGDHIKAGEVLLRLDDTQLTSQLAITESQLFELMARRGRLEAERDSRQEIAFDPLLIEVAQDRADAADLMAGQKRLMQARAESVARETEQLEKRRAQIADQIVGLDAQRTALGRQLELIEMELADQQSLLDRGLAQATRVLSLLREQARLSGTMGDLAAQKAQAGGRITEIDVEILKLGSQRREDAITQLRDLQYRELELREERRALIEQMSRLEITAPVSGVVYGMQVFALRSVIRPADPVLFIVPQDRPLVINAQVPPIHIDKIHVGQDVTLRFSALDQRRTPELTGQVGLISADAFLDETTQQSYYRAEIILSEGEQAKLPEGVTLIPGMPVESFIRTADRTPIAYLVKPFTDYFTKAFRE from the coding sequence ATGACCGCCCCGCAGCAGCAGGACGACACATGGTCGGCCAAGCGGCCGATGATCATCGGCCTGATTGGCCTTGCCCTTCTGGTTGGCGGGTTCGGGACATGGGCTGCCCTGACCGAGATTTCCGGTGCGATAATCGCCTCCGGGCGGATCGAGGTGGACCAGAACAGGCAGGTGGTACAGCACCCCGATGGCGGGGTCGTGGAGGCGATCCTTGTCGAGGAGGGCGATCACATCAAGGCGGGGGAGGTTCTGTTGCGGCTGGACGATACGCAATTGACCTCGCAGCTCGCAATCACCGAGAGCCAGCTTTTCGAACTGATGGCGCGGCGCGGGCGGCTGGAGGCCGAGCGCGACAGCAGGCAAGAGATTGCCTTTGATCCTTTACTGATCGAGGTGGCACAGGATCGTGCGGATGCCGCCGATTTGATGGCTGGCCAGAAGCGGCTGATGCAGGCGCGGGCAGAGTCCGTTGCCCGTGAGACCGAGCAACTTGAAAAACGCCGCGCGCAGATCGCGGATCAGATTGTTGGCCTCGACGCGCAGCGAACGGCATTGGGGCGACAGCTTGAATTGATCGAAATGGAACTGGCCGATCAGCAATCGCTTCTGGATCGGGGTTTGGCCCAGGCAACGCGGGTCTTGTCCCTGCTACGCGAGCAAGCCCGATTGAGCGGCACGATGGGGGATCTGGCGGCGCAGAAGGCGCAAGCGGGTGGGCGTATCACCGAGATTGATGTCGAAATACTCAAGCTCGGGTCGCAACGCAGGGAAGACGCGATCACCCAGCTGCGCGATTTGCAGTATCGCGAGCTTGAACTGCGCGAGGAGCGGCGGGCCCTTATCGAACAGATGAGTCGGCTGGAGATCACCGCGCCAGTCTCGGGCGTGGTTTACGGGATGCAGGTTTTTGCCCTGCGCTCGGTCATCCGGCCGGCCGACCCGGTGCTGTTCATCGTGCCGCAGGACCGCCCGTTGGTGATCAATGCGCAGGTGCCGCCCATTCACATCGACAAGATTCATGTCGGGCAGGATGTAACCCTGCGTTTCTCGGCCCTGGACCAGAGGCGCACGCCGGAGTTGACCGGGCAGGTGGGGTTGATCTCGGCGGATGCTTTCCTGGACGAGACAACTCAACAAAGCTATTACCGGGCCGAGATTATCCTGAGCGAGGGGGAGCAGGCCAAGCTGCCGGAAGGGGTGACCCTGATCCCCGGTATGCCGGTCGAAAGCTTCATCCGAACGGCGGACCGCACACCGATTGCCTACTTGGTCAAACCCTTCACGGATTACTTTACAAAGGCCTTCCGCGAATAG
- a CDS encoding hydrogen peroxide-inducible genes activator, with protein MITLRQLRFLVALTEERHFSRAAESCNVTQPTLSSGLKELEDMLGVQLAERTKRSVLITPIGEEIAQRARQLLIAASDIEQLATERRSPNSGNIRLGAIPTIAPYLMPKALPLIHKAFPDLRVYLREELTELLLDGLATGRLDAALIAKPFDIGNLETLDLFEDGYLLATPRDYATAPIKVMHGADLEGSRLMLLERGHCLQRHALSAFPDHDIRQDDSFSATSLPTLISMVAEGLGITLLPRLAVDAGIAAQHDVDLFPLADACPRQVVLAWRPTSARAKVFRQIADLLIKSRKALGGPADA; from the coding sequence ATGATCACACTGCGCCAACTGAGGTTTCTCGTCGCGCTCACGGAAGAGCGCCATTTTTCCCGCGCCGCCGAGTCCTGCAACGTAACTCAACCCACACTCAGCAGCGGCTTGAAGGAACTCGAAGACATGCTTGGCGTCCAACTTGCCGAGCGAACAAAGCGGTCCGTTCTCATCACGCCGATTGGCGAGGAAATCGCACAACGCGCCCGGCAACTTCTCATCGCCGCATCCGACATCGAGCAACTGGCCACCGAGCGACGCTCTCCGAACTCCGGCAATATCCGCCTTGGGGCCATTCCCACCATTGCCCCCTACCTCATGCCCAAGGCGCTGCCGCTGATCCACAAAGCATTTCCCGATTTGCGCGTTTACCTGCGCGAAGAGCTAACTGAATTGCTCCTCGACGGGCTGGCAACCGGACGCCTGGACGCAGCACTGATCGCCAAGCCCTTCGACATTGGCAATCTTGAAACACTCGACCTTTTCGAAGACGGTTATCTTTTGGCCACTCCGCGGGATTATGCCACGGCACCCATCAAAGTGATGCACGGCGCAGACCTGGAAGGATCGCGGTTGATGCTGCTCGAAAGAGGCCACTGTCTGCAACGTCACGCCCTGTCAGCCTTCCCCGATCACGACATCCGACAGGATGACAGCTTCTCGGCGACCAGTCTGCCGACACTGATTTCGATGGTCGCCGAGGGCCTCGGAATAACGCTCCTGCCACGCCTTGCGGTCGACGCCGGCATCGCCGCACAACATGATGTTGATCTTTTTCCCCTCGCCGACGCCTGCCCGCGTCAAGTGGTCCTTGCCTGGCGTCCGACCTCCGCACGTGCCAAGGTGTTCCGTCAAATCGCCGACCTGCTCATCAAAAGCCGCAAGGCGCTAGGAGGGCCAGCCGACGCTTGA
- a CDS encoding peroxiredoxin, producing MTDETAQSFPRLNEPAPAFDAPTTDGRKTLEDYKGKWLILFSHPADFTPVCTTEFIAFAKRQDDFAALGAELLGLSIDSHYSHIAWMLNIKEKFGVEIGFPIIADLNMKVAQSYGMIQPGASDTAAVRATFIIDPEGVLRAMVYYPMNAGRSVDEIHRLLVALQTADENKCAMPENWKPGDPVIVPTPATPEAALARSGEGYDTVDWYFSTREL from the coding sequence ATGACCGACGAGACTGCACAATCCTTTCCGCGCCTGAATGAACCTGCACCGGCGTTTGACGCGCCGACGACCGATGGCCGCAAGACGTTGGAGGATTACAAGGGCAAATGGTTGATCCTGTTTTCGCATCCGGCGGACTTCACCCCGGTTTGCACGACCGAGTTCATCGCATTTGCCAAGCGTCAGGATGATTTCGCGGCACTTGGGGCCGAGTTGCTGGGACTTTCCATCGACAGTCATTACAGCCACATCGCATGGATGCTGAACATCAAGGAGAAGTTCGGGGTCGAGATCGGGTTCCCGATCATTGCCGACCTGAACATGAAGGTTGCGCAATCTTATGGCATGATCCAGCCCGGAGCGTCGGATACCGCCGCGGTGCGCGCGACATTCATCATCGACCCTGAAGGCGTGTTGCGGGCCATGGTTTATTACCCCATGAACGCGGGTCGGTCGGTGGATGAAATCCACCGCTTGCTGGTTGCCTTGCAGACCGCAGACGAAAACAAATGCGCCATGCCGGAGAACTGGAAACCCGGTGATCCGGTTATTGTTCCAACCCCGGCCACGCCGGAAGCGGCCTTGGCGCGTTCCGGTGAAGGTTATGACACCGTGGATTGGTATTTTTCCACGCGTGAGCTTTGA
- a CDS encoding MBL fold metallo-hydrolase → MTTPIVKPFWNEPTGSWQYVFHDPATMKGAIVDPVLNYDPQAGATQTHSADEILAYVKDAGIEIVWILDTHPHADHFSAAPWLKERLGAPTAIGEHVVKVQKLWKDIYNLPADFPTDGSQWDRLFADGDEFYVGDVPVRVMFSPGHTLASITYVAGDAAFVHDTFMMPDSGTSRADFPGGSSKELYDSIQAILDLPEDTRLYVGHDYAPKGREAACMATVAEHKDSNIHLKDAPSEAEYRSVRDARDATLPLPKLMLAALQINIRGGRKPVPEENGRSYLKIPLDYFDPR, encoded by the coding sequence ATGACGACACCAATTGTGAAGCCCTTTTGGAATGAACCAACAGGAAGCTGGCAGTATGTGTTCCACGATCCCGCGACCATGAAGGGCGCGATCGTGGACCCGGTCCTGAATTACGACCCGCAGGCGGGGGCCACCCAAACCCATAGTGCCGACGAGATTCTTGCCTATGTGAAGGATGCGGGGATCGAGATTGTCTGGATTCTCGACACGCATCCACATGCCGATCACTTCTCGGCTGCGCCGTGGCTCAAAGAGCGTCTGGGTGCGCCAACGGCGATTGGTGAGCACGTGGTCAAGGTGCAGAAACTGTGGAAAGACATCTACAACCTGCCCGCCGACTTCCCGACAGACGGGAGCCAGTGGGATCGTCTTTTTGCTGATGGTGACGAATTCTATGTCGGTGACGTTCCGGTGCGCGTGATGTTTTCGCCCGGTCATACGCTGGCGTCGATCACTTATGTCGCGGGCGATGCGGCCTTTGTGCACGACACATTCATGATGCCGGACAGCGGAACCAGCCGGGCGGATTTTCCGGGGGGCAGCTCGAAAGAGTTGTATGACAGCATTCAGGCCATTCTGGACCTGCCCGAGGATACGCGCCTTTATGTCGGGCACGATTATGCACCCAAGGGCCGCGAGGCTGCCTGCATGGCGACCGTGGCCGAGCATAAGGACAGCAATATCCATCTCAAGGATGCCCCGTCGGAAGCGGAATACCGGAGCGTCCGGGACGCCCGCGATGCGACCCTGCCGTTGCCCAAACTGATGCTGGCGGCCTTGCAGATCAATATACGCGGGGGGCGCAAGCCTGTGCCAGAAGAGAACGGACGATCTTATCTGAAGATCCCGCTGGATTACTTCGATC